The DNA sequence ATCATGGCGGGAGTTCCTCATAGGGAAATCATTTGGAGATAGTAGGAGACGGGCCACGCCCCACATCCGCTTTATCGGGAATACCAGGAGGAGAGGCCGCAATAACAATAAAGGGTTACGCGCTAACGTAACCCTGATGTTCTGGAGCGGGTGATGGGAATCGAACCCACGCCATCAGCTTGGGAAGCTGAGGTTCTACCATTGAACTACACCCGCTGCATGATGTCTTACTATGCCCGTCTGAATCTACCTAGACTACATGGGGAAAATCCTAGCGCTAAAGCAGGCTCTTGGCAAGATTTGCGTGTCCCGAACGGACAGGAAATCAGGACAGGCGAAATCACTCGGGAATGCGGTAAGCTTCCGGATTAGGCGCATCTTTCAGCCAATTTGGCATTTTACCGCGCCCGGTCCAGGTTTGATCAGGGTCAGCTGGATTGCGATATTTGGGCCGGCCTTTCCGACGTCCGCTATAGTGCAACAACTCCTCTGGAGTCATCCCAAAACTCCTGGCTTCCTCGACCCATCGATGACGGGTTGCGTGGATTTCATCTACCTTTTTACGTTCGATTTCATCTTG is a window from the Gammaproteobacteria bacterium genome containing:
- a CDS encoding H-NS histone family protein — translated: MSNTINDILDSSSLDQLNILIKRAQDEIERKKVDEIHATRHRWVEEARSFGMTPEELLHYSGRRKGRPKYRNPADPDQTWTGRGKMPNWLKDAPNPEAYRIPE